In the Blattabacterium sp. (Blattella germanica) str. Bge genome, TATAGAAGGAATCCAAACGACTATTCCTTTTCATAGAAAACTTATGCAAAACGATGATTTCTTAAAAGGAAATTATAATACAAATTTTTTAGATAGAATAGATTTCTATTCCCTATTATCAGATCATTGAGGATCATATTATTTTTTATTTTCAATAAATTTTAAAAAATTAATCATTTCTTGAATGTTTCCATTCATGAATCCTGCAAGATCATAAATAGATTTATGAATTCTATGATCCGTAACTCTGCTTTTGGGATAATTATAAGTCCTAATTTTTACAGAACGATCTCCCGTTGAGACTAACGATTTTCTTTTTATAGATATTTCCTTTAATCTTTTTTCCTTTTCATTTTGATAAATTCTTGATCGTAAAACATTTATAGCTTTTTCGAAATTTTTGTGTTGAGAACGTTCTTCTTGGCATTCGACTGTTATTTTGCTTGGTAGATGAGTTAATCGTACAGCAGATTCTGTTTTGTTAACGTGTTGTCCTCCTGCCCCACTAGATCTAAAAGTTTCTTTTTTTATATCAGATAAGTTAATGTTTACCTCTATATCTTTTACTTGAGGAAGCACCGCTACTGTTATAGCAGATGTATGCACTCTTCCTTGGGATTCTGTTTTTGGAATTCTTTGTACCCTATGTACTCCAGATTCGAATTTTAAATTTCCATAAACTCCTTCTTTTCCATTCACATCCAAAATAATTTCTTTATATCCTTTTATTCCTCCTTTTTGAGCATGTATAATTTTATATTTCCAACCTGATTTTTTAAAATACATTGTATACATTCTTAATATATCTTCTACAAAAAGACACGCTTCATCTCCTCCTGTTCCAGAACGGAGTTCTACAATAGCATTTCTATGATTTTCTGTTGTTTCTTCTGTTTCATTTGATAATGAAAAAATAAGATCATAAGATTCCTTTTCAATAGATGATAAATTTTCTAAAATTTTGTATTTCTCTATGGAGGCTAATTCTTTTAGATCCGCATCGGAATCATTTTTCAATATAAAATCTGCTTCTTGAAGTAAAGCTAGTTTTTTGTTGTATTTTTCATAAAGAGAAACTATTTTTTCTAGTTTTAGATATTTTTTTAATAATATTTTATATTTTTTTTGATCAGATATAATATTAGGTTGAATGATAGATTTTGAAATTTCATAAAATTCCTTTTTAGATCCTTCTAATTTTTGAATGAATGAAGCTTTTTTCATTTTATTTTGGTTTTTTTAATAAATAACAAAAATATATCTTCTACAAAAAGACACGCTTCATCTCATATCATCGGATTCTACTCATCGAATCAATCAATTCTATGTCTTTTTTTATGGCTTTATTAGCCATGTACAAAACACACATACTACAAAAACATAATGATACGAAAAAAAGCGAAATTTCTTTTAGAATGGATTGATTGAATTGATATAAAAAAAGAATCAAATTAGTACTAATTGCAAGTATATTTGTTTTATTCATAAATATTTGCAATTTTTTTTTTTTGAAAAAAAGAAGACTTAAAAGAGATAAAATAAAACCTATAATTAGAAAAATGAAAATCGTTTTTTTTAAAGAAAAAAAATTAGACGTCAAAAAAATGAAACGAAAATAATATAGAGAAATGGAATAAATCAAAATAGAAATAAATAGATATAATGTTTGTATCCTATATAACATATAGATTAAATTGTTTATTAGTTCAAATTAATTTTTTGTATAATTGCATTTATCGTTTCTAAAATAATTATACTAAAAAAGTATATTATTTGCCAAGTATAAAATCTAACCCAATCACTTTATGTTTGATATTACTGAATTAAAAAGTAAGAAACTTTTTGAATTACAGGAAATAGCTCGTTCTTCAGGATTAAAAAAATGTACACAATTACGAAAAAACGAACTCCTAGAGAAAATCATTTCCATTTTTAATAACAAAAATACTTCCATACATTCTTCATTAAGAAAAGAAAATCCTTTAAAAAAAGGATTTAAAGTGCGAAAAGAATCGAAAAATTCATTTTCGGAAAATAAAAATACAAACAATGAGAAAAAAAAACATTCTCAAGAAAATTTAAAAGCTTCCAAAAATTCATTTTCGGAAAATAAAAATACAAACAATGAGAAAAAAAAACATTCTCAAGAAAATTTAAAAGCTTCCAAAAATTCATTTTCGGAAAATAAAAATACAAACAATGGGAAAAAAAAACATTTTCAAGAAAATTTAAAAACCTCCAAAAATTCATTTTCGGAAAATAAAAATACAAACAATGGGAAAAAAAAACATTTTCAAGAAAATTTAAAATCTTCTAAGCTGTCAGAAGATATAAAATATCAAAAAAAACATCAAAATTTTACGAATTGGAAAAAAAATGACAGAAATGATAGATCTGAATCTATCCCATCATCTCAGAGTCACGGTATAGAAGGAATATCACAAAAAATTTCTTCTAATAAATACCGCACTCCTGAATATGAATTTGAAGGAATTATAATCAGTGAAGGAGTATTGGAAATTATGCCAGAAAATTACGGTTTTTTAAGATCTTCCGATTTTAACTATTTATCATCGCCTGATGATATTTACGTTTCTCAATCTCAAATTAGACTTTTCGGAATGAAAACAGGAGACACAATAAGAGGAGAAGTACGGCCCCCTAAAGATGGAGAAAAGTATTTTCCCTTAATTAAAATTCTTGAAATCAATGGAAGGCCTCCTTCTTTTGTAAGAGAAAGAGATTCTTTTGAACATTTAACTCCATTATTTCCCAATGAAAAATTCAAATTAGCTGAAAAAAATGCAACTCTTTCTACAAGAATAGTAGATCTTTTCACTCCTATAGGAAAAGGACAAAGAGGAATGATTGTTGCTCCTCCTAAAACAGGAAAAACTACTTTATTAAAAGAAATAGCTAATGCTATTGCGGCCAATCATCCTGAAGTCTATTTAATCATATTATTGATTGATGAACGTCCGGAAGAAGTAACAGATATGCAAAGAAATGTAAAAGGAGAGGTCATCGCATCTACTTTTGATGAACCTGCAGATAGACATGTCAAAGTAGCTAATATTGTTTTACAAAAAGCAAAAAGAATGGTTGAATGTTCTCATGATGTAGTCATATTATTAGATTCTATCACACGTTTAGCACGTGCATATAATACTGTAGCTCCTGCATCTGGAAAAGTATTGTCAGGAGGAGTAGATGCAAATGCATTACATAGACCGAAAAGATTTTTTGGAGCTGCTAGAAATATAGAGAATGGAGGATCTTTATCTATTATTGCTACTGCTATGATTGACACAGGATCCAAAATGGATGAAGTTATTTTTGAAGAATTTAAAGGAACAGGAAATAAAGAACTTCAATTAGATAGAAAAATAGCTAATAAACGAATTTATCCAGCTATAGATTTGGTTTCTTCTAGTACAAGAAAAGATGATCTTTTGCTTGATCAAAATACATTACAAAGAATGTGGATTTTGCGAAAACATCTTTCTGATATGAATCCAGTGGAAGCTATGGAATTTTTAAGATCTAGAATGGCTAGAACTCAAAATAACGAAGAATTTTTAATATCTATGAATGGATAAAATATATTTCTATCAATATTTGATTTTGTAGATGAAAAACGTTATATTATTATATGCGCGGGATGGAGCAGTTGGTAGCTCGTCGGGCTCATAACCCGAAGGTCATAGGTTCGAGTCCTATTCCCGCTACTTTTTCCTCAATCACAAGGATTTCTTTCTATTCATTCATGTATTATTCTTTTATTTTTTGTTTGTTTTTTTATTTTTTTGATATGCATATATTTTTTGAGAAAATTGGAATTGTTTTTCAGAAAAGAATTTAAGGATCAAAAAGAAGAAATTCAAAAATTATCTCAATACAGTAAAAAAGAGCTTAATAATTCTTTAGTGGAAGTTAAAAATGGATTAACACAAACTGTTAAAGATTCTCAAGATTCTCTAGAAAAAAAAATTCAATTTTATTTTGATCATCAATCTAAAAAATTAGATTCTGTTTATAAGGAACAAGAAAAATTGATTAGAATTATAGAAAAAAAACTTGAAGAAATAAAAGAAAATGTTAATGAAAAACTTCAAAATTCTTTGAATATTCATCTGGGAAAATCATTCGAAATTATCGGAAATCAGTTATTCTTTTTACAAGAAGGTTTGGGGGAAATGAAAATTTTGGCGAAAGATGTAAGTTCTTTAAAAAGAACCTTAAATCATGTAAAAATATGTGGGAGTTTTAGCGAAATGCAACTTTCAATGCTTTTACAACAAATTTTGTCTCCAGAACAATATGCTTCTAATGTTATTACCAAATCTAACACAAATTTTGTGGTAGAATTTGCAATAAAACTTCCAGGACTTGAAGACGGGAATATTATATGGCTTCCTATTGATGTGAAATTTCCAAAAGAAACTTATGAAAAAGTGCAGACAGCTTATCGTAAAGGAGAAAAAAAAAATATAGAAATAGCTATAAAAAATATGGAATCTGTACTTAAAAAAATGTCAAAAGATATTAAAGAGAAATATATAGATCCTCCACATACTACTGATTTCGCTATTCTATTCTTACCTTTTGAAGGAATATACGCTGAGATAGCAAGAAATTCTGGTCTACTAGAAGAATTATTGAGAAAATACAAAACCGTAATAACAGGACCTTCCACATTAGCAGCTGTATTAAACAGTTTACAAATAGGATTTAGAACTTTAGCTATTCAAAAAAGAAGTTCTGAAGTATGGAAAATTTTAGAAACTGTCAAACAGGAATTCACAAAATTCAGATTCTTACTTCATCAAGCTCAGGATAAATTGCAAGGCGCTTCAAAGGATATAGATAAATTATTGGCGTTAGAACTAATTTGATTGAAAAGAAATTGAAAGATATAGAAAACTATTAAAGCGGAGAGAAAGGGATTCGAACCCTTGACACTTTTTTGTGAACACGCTTTCCAGACGTGCGCCTTAATCCTCTCGGCCATCTCTCCTTTGAAGTTAAGGAAGTAGGACTATAAGCCGGATTCTGTATTTAACCTATCA is a window encoding:
- the prfA gene encoding peptide chain release factor 1 is translated as MKKASFIQKLEGSKKEFYEISKSIIQPNIISDQKKYKILLKKYLKLEKIVSLYEKYNKKLALLQEADFILKNDSDADLKELASIEKYKILENLSSIEKESYDLIFSLSNETEETTENHRNAIVELRSGTGGDEACLFVEDILRMYTMYFKKSGWKYKIIHAQKGGIKGYKEIILDVNGKEGVYGNLKFESGVHRVQRIPKTESQGRVHTSAITVAVLPQVKDIEVNINLSDIKKETFRSSGAGGQHVNKTESAVRLTHLPSKITVECQEERSQHKNFEKAINVLRSRIYQNEKEKRLKEISIKRKSLVSTGDRSVKIRTYNYPKSRVTDHRIHKSIYDLAGFMNGNIQEMINFLKFIENKK
- a CDS encoding DUF4293 family protein, which gives rise to MLYRIQTLYLFISILIYSISLYYFRFIFLTSNFFSLKKTIFIFLIIGFILSLLSLLFFKKKKLQIFMNKTNILAISTNLILFLYQFNQSILKEISLFFVSLCFCSMCVLYMANKAIKKDIELIDSMSRIR
- the rho gene encoding transcription termination factor Rho; its protein translation is MFDITELKSKKLFELQEIARSSGLKKCTQLRKNELLEKIISIFNNKNTSIHSSLRKENPLKKGFKVRKESKNSFSENKNTNNEKKKHSQENLKASKNSFSENKNTNNEKKKHSQENLKASKNSFSENKNTNNGKKKHFQENLKTSKNSFSENKNTNNGKKKHFQENLKSSKLSEDIKYQKKHQNFTNWKKNDRNDRSESIPSSQSHGIEGISQKISSNKYRTPEYEFEGIIISEGVLEIMPENYGFLRSSDFNYLSSPDDIYVSQSQIRLFGMKTGDTIRGEVRPPKDGEKYFPLIKILEINGRPPSFVRERDSFEHLTPLFPNEKFKLAEKNATLSTRIVDLFTPIGKGQRGMIVAPPKTGKTTLLKEIANAIAANHPEVYLIILLIDERPEEVTDMQRNVKGEVIASTFDEPADRHVKVANIVLQKAKRMVECSHDVVILLDSITRLARAYNTVAPASGKVLSGGVDANALHRPKRFFGAARNIENGGSLSIIATAMIDTGSKMDEVIFEEFKGTGNKELQLDRKIANKRIYPAIDLVSSSTRKDDLLLDQNTLQRMWILRKHLSDMNPVEAMEFLRSRMARTQNNEEFLISMNG
- the rmuC gene encoding DNA recombination protein RmuC, translated to MRKLELFFRKEFKDQKEEIQKLSQYSKKELNNSLVEVKNGLTQTVKDSQDSLEKKIQFYFDHQSKKLDSVYKEQEKLIRIIEKKLEEIKENVNEKLQNSLNIHLGKSFEIIGNQLFFLQEGLGEMKILAKDVSSLKRTLNHVKICGSFSEMQLSMLLQQILSPEQYASNVITKSNTNFVVEFAIKLPGLEDGNIIWLPIDVKFPKETYEKVQTAYRKGEKKNIEIAIKNMESVLKKMSKDIKEKYIDPPHTTDFAILFLPFEGIYAEIARNSGLLEELLRKYKTVITGPSTLAAVLNSLQIGFRTLAIQKRSSEVWKILETVKQEFTKFRFLLHQAQDKLQGASKDIDKLLALELI